Proteins from one Falco cherrug isolate bFalChe1 chromosome 7, bFalChe1.pri, whole genome shotgun sequence genomic window:
- the ATL1 gene encoding atlastin-1 isoform X1 has translation MARNRRDRSSWGSFAEKTYEWSSEEEESVRKAGPVQVLIVKDDHSFELDEAALNRILLSEAVRDKEVVAVSVAGAFRKGKSFLMDFMLRYMYNKEAVDWVGDYNEPLTGFSWRGGSERETTGIQIWSEVFLVDKPDGKKVAVLLMDTQGTFDSQSTLRDSATVFALSTMISSIQVYNLSQNVQEDDLQHLQLFTEYGRLAMEETFLKPFQSLIFLVRDWSFPYEFSYGSDGGARFLEKRLKVSGNQHEELQNVRKHIHSCFTKISCFLLPHPGLKVATNPNFDGKLKEIDDEFIKNLKILIPWLLSPESLDVKEINGNHITCRGLVEYFKAYIKIYQGEELPHPKSMLQATAEANNLAAVATAKDTYSRRMEEVCGGDKPFLAPSDLQTKHVELKEEAVKLFRGVKKMGGEEFSRRYLQQLENEIDELYIQYIKHNDSKNIFHAARTPATLFVVIFITYVIAGVTGFIGLDIIASLCNMIMGLTLITLCTWAYIRYSGEYRELGAVIDQVAAALWDQGSTNEALYKLYSAAATHRHLYHHAFPAQKAEPAEGAERKKV, from the exons atGGCCCGGAACCGCCGGGACAGGAGCAGCTGGG GTAGTTTTGCAGAGAAGACTTACGAGTGGAGCTCGGAGGAGGAGGAGTCCGTGAGGAAGGCAGGACCAGTGCAAGTCCTCATTGTCAAAGATGACCATTCCTTTGAATTGGATGAAGCTGCACTGAACCGCATCCTTCTCTCAGAGGCTGTCAGAGATAAAGAGGTTGTGGCTGTGTCTGTTGCAGGAgcttttagaaaaggaaaatcattcCTGATGGACTTCATGCTGCGGTATATGTACAATAAG GAAGCAGTGGACTGGGTTGGTGATTACAATGAGCCTCTGACTGGTTTCTCCTGGAGGGGAGGGTCTGAGCGAGAGACGACCGGCATTCAGATATGGAGTGAGGTTTTCCTGGTGGACAAGCCCGATGGTAAAAAG GTCGCCGTATTGCTGATGGACACGCAGGGGACCTTTGACAGCCAGTCCACCCTGCGGGATTCAGCCACTGTGTTTGCCCTTAGCACAATGATCAGCTCGATACAG gtTTATAACTTGTCCCAGAATGTGCAGGAGGATGATCTGCAGCACTTGCAG CTCTTCACCGAGTATGGCCGGCTGGCCATGGAGGAGACATTCTTGAAACCTTTCCAG tCCCTTATATTTCTTGTTCGTGACTGGAGCTTCCCTTACGAATTTTCCTACGGATCTGATGGTGGTGCAAGATTTTTGGAGAAGCGGCTGAAG GTCTCAGGAAATCAGCATGAAGAGCTGCAGAACGTCAGAAAGCACATCCATTCCTGCTTCACCAAAATCTCCTGCTTCCTCTTGCCTCACCCGGGCCTGAAAGTTGCCACCAACCCGAATTTTGATGGAAAACTGAAAG aaataGACGATGAGTTCATCAAGAACTTGAAGATTTTGATACCTTGGCTTCTTAGTCCTGAGAGCCTGGATGTTAAGGAGATCAATGGAAACCATATCACCTGTCGAGGCCTTGTGGAGTATTTTAAG GCATACATAAAGATCTACCAAGGGGAAGAATTGCCACACCCAAAGTCGATGCTGCAG GCCACAGCAGAAGCCAACAATTTAGCAGCAGTTGCCACTGCCAAAGACACCTACAGCAGAAGAATGGAAGAG GTCTGTGGTGGGGACAAGCCCTTCCTTGCGCCTAGTGACCTCCAGACCAAGCATGTGGAGCTGAAGGAAGAGGCTGTGAAGCTGTTTCGTGGGGTGAAGAAGATGGGTGGGGAGGAATTCAGCCGTCGCtacctccagcagctggagaacgAGATAGATGAGCTCTACATCCAGTACATCAAGCACAACGACAGCAAGAACATCTTCCACGCCGCCCGCACCCCCGCCACGCTCTTTGTGGTCATCTTCATCACTTACGTGATAGCTGGAGTGACCGGCTTCATTGGCTTGGACATCATAGCCAGTCTGTGCAACATGATCATGGGCTTGACACTTATCACACTGTGTACCTGGGCATATATCAGATACTCTGGGGAGTACAGAGAACTGGGCGCAGTAATAGACCAAGTGGCCGCAGCGTTATGGGACCAG
- the ATL1 gene encoding atlastin-1 isoform X2 gives MARNRRDRSSWGSFAEKTYEWSSEEEESVRKAGPVQVLIVKDDHSFELDEAALNRILLSEAVRDKEVVAVSVAGAFRKGKSFLMDFMLRYMYNKEAVDWVGDYNEPLTGFSWRGGSERETTGIQIWSEVFLVDKPDGKKVAVLLMDTQGTFDSQSTLRDSATVFALSTMISSIQVYNLSQNVQEDDLQHLQLFTEYGRLAMEETFLKPFQSLIFLVRDWSFPYEFSYGSDGGARFLEKRLKVSGNQHEELQNVRKHIHSCFTKISCFLLPHPGLKVATNPNFDGKLKEIDDEFIKNLKILIPWLLSPESLDVKEINGNHITCRGLVEYFKAYIKIYQGEELPHPKSMLQATAEANNLAAVATAKDTYSRRMEEVCGGDKPFLAPSDLQTKHVELKEEAVKLFRGVKKMGGEEFSRRYLQQLENEIDELYIQYIKHNDSKNIFHAARTPATLFVVIFITYVIAGVTGFIGLDIIASLCNMIMGLTLITLCTWAYIRYSGEYRELGAVIDQVAAALWDQALYKLYSAAATHRHLYHHAFPAQKAEPAEGAERKKV, from the exons atGGCCCGGAACCGCCGGGACAGGAGCAGCTGGG GTAGTTTTGCAGAGAAGACTTACGAGTGGAGCTCGGAGGAGGAGGAGTCCGTGAGGAAGGCAGGACCAGTGCAAGTCCTCATTGTCAAAGATGACCATTCCTTTGAATTGGATGAAGCTGCACTGAACCGCATCCTTCTCTCAGAGGCTGTCAGAGATAAAGAGGTTGTGGCTGTGTCTGTTGCAGGAgcttttagaaaaggaaaatcattcCTGATGGACTTCATGCTGCGGTATATGTACAATAAG GAAGCAGTGGACTGGGTTGGTGATTACAATGAGCCTCTGACTGGTTTCTCCTGGAGGGGAGGGTCTGAGCGAGAGACGACCGGCATTCAGATATGGAGTGAGGTTTTCCTGGTGGACAAGCCCGATGGTAAAAAG GTCGCCGTATTGCTGATGGACACGCAGGGGACCTTTGACAGCCAGTCCACCCTGCGGGATTCAGCCACTGTGTTTGCCCTTAGCACAATGATCAGCTCGATACAG gtTTATAACTTGTCCCAGAATGTGCAGGAGGATGATCTGCAGCACTTGCAG CTCTTCACCGAGTATGGCCGGCTGGCCATGGAGGAGACATTCTTGAAACCTTTCCAG tCCCTTATATTTCTTGTTCGTGACTGGAGCTTCCCTTACGAATTTTCCTACGGATCTGATGGTGGTGCAAGATTTTTGGAGAAGCGGCTGAAG GTCTCAGGAAATCAGCATGAAGAGCTGCAGAACGTCAGAAAGCACATCCATTCCTGCTTCACCAAAATCTCCTGCTTCCTCTTGCCTCACCCGGGCCTGAAAGTTGCCACCAACCCGAATTTTGATGGAAAACTGAAAG aaataGACGATGAGTTCATCAAGAACTTGAAGATTTTGATACCTTGGCTTCTTAGTCCTGAGAGCCTGGATGTTAAGGAGATCAATGGAAACCATATCACCTGTCGAGGCCTTGTGGAGTATTTTAAG GCATACATAAAGATCTACCAAGGGGAAGAATTGCCACACCCAAAGTCGATGCTGCAG GCCACAGCAGAAGCCAACAATTTAGCAGCAGTTGCCACTGCCAAAGACACCTACAGCAGAAGAATGGAAGAG GTCTGTGGTGGGGACAAGCCCTTCCTTGCGCCTAGTGACCTCCAGACCAAGCATGTGGAGCTGAAGGAAGAGGCTGTGAAGCTGTTTCGTGGGGTGAAGAAGATGGGTGGGGAGGAATTCAGCCGTCGCtacctccagcagctggagaacgAGATAGATGAGCTCTACATCCAGTACATCAAGCACAACGACAGCAAGAACATCTTCCACGCCGCCCGCACCCCCGCCACGCTCTTTGTGGTCATCTTCATCACTTACGTGATAGCTGGAGTGACCGGCTTCATTGGCTTGGACATCATAGCCAGTCTGTGCAACATGATCATGGGCTTGACACTTATCACACTGTGTACCTGGGCATATATCAGATACTCTGGGGAGTACAGAGAACTGGGCGCAGTAATAGACCAAGTGGCCGCAGCGTTATGGGACCAG